A section of the Kluyveromyces lactis strain NRRL Y-1140 chromosome F complete sequence genome encodes:
- the ETT1 gene encoding Ett1p (similar to uniprot|Q6Q5I2 Saccharomyces cerevisiae YOR051C which is a model system for studying replication of positive-strand RNA viruses in their natural hosts) → MAKRALGLGKSKKQKKQKVAVPEEQSSEGTVPAPSAANQIEIALDENEDADDELVQLKGLWETFLKDKDNQLLLNGVVHECDRLLRLQDNDSTIKLSDLFHSIYAQALAELTVFLPEETDDEEKKYERMNEFFDAALERYRLGAEKYPETPLLSLTQTKIILQRIPLQYISQLSPLDQNDEKYKLYDLLESAKSSYTLSSNQHQLAYDVLLSFYDLLDIIETFEDKEELEDGLDSDDEGEELVEVVLHENHPLTKIKKNMNQNYEWLKENLLNLFNDISSSFCNKVGPDIDKDHPTVVLFKSIARTLGQLYLKLAEEPSKTFAELMYDSDDEEQTDKEALEKAKNAQSKAIPLVEYAIRYLQEAKVEDEPQTWVDVAEAIIDLGNLYDYESKEQEDSYKRAEEILLKANKATHGKYQVILDNLLNKD, encoded by the coding sequence ATGGCTAAAAGAGCTTTGGGATTAGGCAAAAgtaagaaacaaaagaagcaaaaagTTGCTGTGCCAGAAGAGCAATCTTCTGAGGGAACGGTACCAGCACCATCTGCAGCAAACCAGATTGAAATTGCATTGGATGAAAACGAGGATGCCGATGATGAGTTAGTCCAACTAAAGGGTTTGTGGGAAACTTTCCTGAAGGATAAAGATAATCAGCTATTGTTAAATGGTGTAGTGCACGAATGTGACAGATTATTGCGTCTTCAGGACAATGATAGCACTATAAAACTGAGCGATTTGTTTCACTCTATTTATGCGCAGGCTTTGGCAGAGCTAACAGTTTTCCTTCCGGAAGAAACCGATGACgaagagaagaagtacgagagaatgaatgaatttttcGATGCTGCTTTGGAAAGGTATAGACTTGGCGCTGAGAAATACCCGGAAACTCCTTTGTTATCTTTAACGCAAACTAAAATTATTTTACAAAGAATCCCCTTACAGTATATATCTCAACTCTCTCCATTGGATCAAAACGACGAGAAGTACAAGCTTTATGATTTATTAGAATCGGCAAAGAGTTCGTACACTCTTTCGTCAAATCAGCATCAATTGGCATATGATGTGCTGTTAAGTTTCTATGACTTGCTAGACATCATTGAGACATTCGAGGATAAAGAggaattggaagatggGTTGGATAGCGATGATGAAGGTGAGGAATTAGTAGAGGTTGTATTGCACGAAAACCATCCACTAACgaaaatcaagaaaaacatGAATCAGAACTACGAGTGgttgaaagaaaatttgttgaatttgttcaatgacatatcttcatcattttgcAACAAGGTCGGCCCTGACATCGATAAAGATCATCCAACAGTAGTTTTGTTCAAGAGTATCGCGCGTACGCTTGGCCAACTTTACTTAAAACTGGCCGAGGAACCATCAAAAACTTTTGCTGAATTGATGTATGATAGCGACGATGAAGAGCAAACTGATAAGGAGGCTCTAGAGAAGGCTAAAAATGCACAATCGAAAGCCATTCCATTGGTTGAATATGCTATCAGGTACTTGCAAGAAGCGAAAGTGGAAGATGAACCTCAAACCTGGGTCGACGTCGCTGAAGCGATCATTGATTTAGGGAACCTTTACGATTACGAATCGAAAGAACAGGAAGACTCTTACAAGAGAGCAGAGGAAATTTTACTGAAGGCTAACAAGGCAACTCATGGTAAATACCAAGTTATCCTGGAcaatttgttgaacaaagatTAA